The Humulus lupulus chromosome 7, drHumLupu1.1, whole genome shotgun sequence region GAGAAATGCAATGCAAGCTGAGATTGATGCTCTAAAACGAAATGGCACATGGACTTTAGTTTCTCTGCCTGAAGGAAGAAAAGTTGTTggatgtaagtgggtatttaagtTGAAAGAAAATGCAGATGGTACTGTGGCAACACATAAGGCTCGGCTGGTTGCTCAAGGTTTTCTACAGCAGTATGGCTTTGATTTTACTGATACCTTCAGTCCTGTAGTGAAGCCTACAACTATTAGAGTAGTTCTCACAATAGCTCTTTCTAGAGGCTGGTCCATCAAACAGCTTGATGTAAATAATGCGTTCCTGAACGGTGACTTAAAGGAAGAGGTTTTCATGCATCAGCCACCTGGATTTAAGGATGTTTCCTCCCCTAGTCTTGTGTGTAAACTTCATAAGGCTCTGTATGGACTACGTCAGGCCCCGCGAGCATGGTTTGATAAACTTAAATCTGCTCTTTTCTCTCTTGGTTTTACTAGTTCCAGAGCTGATACATCTTTATTTTTACGGTTTACTCCTCAACATATTTGCTTCATCcttgtatatgttgatgacattcttGTCACAGGGAGTGATACGGATGCCATTTCTACTCTTGTTTCTCAGCTTGACAGATTATTAGCTCTTAAAGATCTCGGTCATATAAATTACTTCCTTGGAATTCAGGTTGAGCACACTGATTCAGGACTCCATCTTTGCCAAAAGAAATATATCACTGATCTTCTCTGCCGTGCAAAAATGCAGTTTGCAAACTCTCTCACTAATCCAATGACTTCTGGGGAGAAACTGTCTGCCTTTGGCAGTGATCCTGTTACAGAACCTCATTTTTATAGAAGTCTTGTTGGGGCTCTACAATATGCTACAATAACCAGGCCAGAGATCACTTATGCTGTAAATCGAGTGTCTCAATTTATCCAAAATCCACTTCAAAGTCATTTCAAAGTTGTCAAGAAAATTTTGCGTTATCTCAAGGTTACTTTGGATTATGGCTTGCATCTGTCATGGTCTTCCCACCTATCTCTTACTGCCTTttgtgatgcagattgggcatcTGATCCTGATGATAGGCGCAGTACTACTGGTTTCTGCATTTTCCTTGGAGCTAACTTGGTTTCTTGGGCTTCAAAGAAGCAAAAAACTGTTTCCAGATCTAGTACAGAATCTGAATATCGCAGTCTAGCAAACACTACTGCGGAGTTGGTCTGGATTCAATCCTTACTTGCTGAACTTCGGGTTTTCCAGCCGCTTACTCCAACAATATGGTGTGACAATAAGAGTACTGTTTTGATGTCTCAAAATCCTGATCTACATGCTAGAACGAAACACATTGAGTTAGACCTGTATTTAGTTCGAGAGAAGATCATCAGTGGCCAGCTAACTGTTCGTCATACTCCTGCTCAAGACCAAATCGCAGATATCTTGACAAAAGCATTATCAAGCACTCGGTTCTTGTATCTTAGAGACAAACTTAGCATTGTATCATTATCCACCCTAAGTTTGAGGTGGGTGTTTGACACTCCTTACGATTGTTAGTGTTAGTTATTGTTCTGTTAGTGATTAGCTGTCCTAACAGTAATTAGTTTCTGCTCTAACTGTATTCAGTTAGTATATTGTTGTATTGGTCTCAGAGATAAAATACCTTCTGTATTGTTTTTACATCAATATACAATTCATCTTTTCACCATTGATTTCAGTCTTAATAGCAAGGATTAGAACAGTATCCTTATTACTAATAAGATGATTTGGAACACTCTCTTTGATGAGTCCATTAGTTGCATTCTTCACCCAAGTATTTATTTCAGCTACTTCCTCTTCATTCTTCcataaaatcaacatacaaaaccaTGAGAATGAATGATTTCATTCAAAATAAGTGTACACGTGTGTGTGTGACATTAGTTTTTAAATCACAagcaaatgatatatatataaatatatctgaATATACCATATACTGTAAGACAGTACCTTGTTGCCAAAATCTAATGCCACGGAGCCTGCTCtgtaaatggtcttcaaaacatGTTGAAATGAGGGCTTGAGCTTGTACTTCTTATCAACCCAAGCGCCATTAACAGAGGAGAAAAGTAAAGGAAAAGGTCCTTGGGTGTTGTCAGATGATACCATAGCCATTACTCGACGAGACTCAGAGATTAGATCAGCTATACTCTTCAGCCCCATTTTAAGCCTTAAGAAAAACATCATCTGCTCTAAAGCTTCTCCTTTCAGTCCAGAAGCCACCACACTCAGCAGAATTGTACACGACAATGGCGAAACTGTGAAGTTCTTACCTAAATCTTTAGTGTGCTCGTACACAAGGGCTCTCTTCAGTACCTGTATGCTTAGCTCCATGGCGAAAAGTCTTCGAGTTTGGAGGAAACAATATCTTTGGCGAGATGGGTTTTCTATAATGTGACTTCGTTTCTCGgttttattgtatatatatatatatatatatatatgagaaaacTTGCGTAACAAGTTACGAAGAAGGAAAAGTTGAATAGACAATTCTAGGGGTTAGAGAATCAATTGGACTGCCCAAGAAAATATTTGCTTTGGATTTGTTTGTGATGACTAATTATTACGATGTTGACAGCTTCGGAGATTAGAAAAGACCAAATATGGTTTCATTTCACTGGCTCTTTCAAGAAAAGATGAGAAATTGAATATTTATAAATGCATAATATCAATTTTTATGATttcatttctttctttttcttttggtcATATTAATCTCTCCTAACGATTTACAATTATTTTCAGTGAGATATTGCTACGATTTACAGTTATTTATTAATCTTAAATACTGTCGTTTCTAGTTTTATGCCTTTCTTTTCGTCGTTTAAAATTCATGCATTATGTTATAAAGTGACAATTCAGCATCCGaagccttttttttctttttccaaattaatGTACTTGTTGGGGTTGATTAGGACCTGCACAACATAGTCAATACAGTGTACAAAGAAtagcaacaaaaaaaaacaagtaaTAGATAATTTAAACAAACCCaaaataattaaaagtaaaacacaaaagaaagaacaCAAAAAATACTTGGTTCAGATACAACCAGTTTGGTTGATCCTACATCCAAAGTTAGGCAGCAATGCCTAAGTCAAATTCACTATATCTGAAACCAGATTACACCCtccaagctctcaagattacaacaacACTCATCCAACTTCTCTTGAAACACTCTGTCACTAGAGTATTACAACACAGTTCTTGCTCTCAGCCAAGACTCTCAGAAATTGAATACACTTAGGTTGATCAGGCTTAAAACTATATATAGGGTCAAGATACAAGAACTAAAGAGACAAACATAAACTAACTATAACTAACAACAATTAGTTAGTCTGTTACAACTTACTGGTGTCCGTGCAGATGCAACTAGAGAAAACGTAGATGCAACTGAAAACACCAGAAAACAATGAGCTTTCATTTTGCTAATCTTTTGATTGGTTGAGGAAAGAAGTCACAATCTTCACAATTCTCCACCTTGACTTCTTATTCCGAAACAGGGTTCAGTGGATTAGACAATGCTGCCTTAGCTTTAGCTCTAAGGGATTCCCATCTTGATGCCAAGCAAGTTCAAGGCCGAAGTGAACTTGCTCACGGGTATGACCTTAGTCATCATATCAGCTGGGTTGATCTCAGTGGGTATCTTCACAATCTTGACAAGTTGTTTTGAGACAATATCCCTGAGAAAATGGAGTTTAACATCTATGTGTTTCGTTCTTTCATGAAACACAGTATTCTTAGACAAATGTATTGCACTTTGTGAATCACAATGTACAATCACATGATCTTGTCTAAATCTCAGCTCACTCACCATCCCTTTTAACCAAAGAGCTTCTTTTACTGCTTCTGTGAGAGCTATGTATTCTGCTTCAGTCGAGGAGAGAGCCACAACATGTTGTAAATTAGACTTCCAGCTTACAACATTCCCTCCAACAGTGAAAACATACCCagataaagatcttcttttatcaTAATCTCCAGCAAAATCTGAGTCACAATACCCCATAACTTCACATTGTTTCTGGTCTGACTTTGTGTACAAAATCTGTAGGTTTGCAGTGCCCTTCATGTACCTTAGTAACCATTTCACAGCTTGCCAATGTTCCAAGCTTGATTTGCTCATAAACCTACTAACCAAACCAATTCCATATGCTAAATCAGGTCTTGTCGATACCATAGCATACATAATACTACCAATAGCATTAGCATAAGGaactcccttcatcttttcttcttcaaaagaCGCTTCTTCTTCTGTAAGAGACTTTAGCTTAAAGTGGGCTCCAATGGGAGTGTTGACAGATCTGGCTTCCTTTTGATAAAACATTCCCACTACCTTCTTGACATATCCTTCTTGAGACAATCTCAACATGCCCTCATTTCTGTCTCTAGATATCTCTATTCCCAAAATCTTGACAGCTGCCCCCAAATACTTCATATCAAATTCTTGACTTAGCATCTCCTTAAGCTTTTCCATTTCAGATCTGTGTTTACATgctataagcatgtcatccacatagattAACAAGTAGATGTAGCTTCCATCTTCAAGAACTTTGAAGTAAACACAACTATCAAACTTTGATCTTTGAAACTTCTGTCTCAGCATAAAATCATCAAATCTGAAGTACCATTGTCTTGGTGACTGTTTCAAACCGCATAGAGATTTCTTCAGCAAGCACACCTTCTCTTCCATCCTGGCTGTATGAATCCTTCAGGTTGTTGCATGTGTATTTCTTCATCAAGATTACCATGAAGAAATGTTGTCTTCACATCAAGTTGATCCAATTCTAAGTTCTGAATTGCAGTGATAGCCAATATAATTCTTATAGAAGTGTGTTTGACAACAGGAGAAAACACTTCATGATAGTCTATCCCTTCAACTTGAGAAAAGCATTTTGCCACCAACCTTGCCTTGAATCGAGGTAGCTCAACTCCTTCAATCCCTGATTTTCCCTTGTaaacccatttgcaccctattacTCTTTTGTTCTTAGGTTTATCCACCAGAATCCATATCTCATTCTTGGATAAAGACTCCATCTCTTCTTTCATAGCCTTATTCCATTTACTCCATTCAGCACTATTCTTGGCTTCTTTGTAGCAAATAGGCTCATGTAGCTCTAGTAAATCAGCTACACTAAGGGCAAAAGCAGTAATATCagtgtagcacccacattattttgatataatatagccaataatcacatgattgcattgcattacatatcatacaatatgtataatttgagcatatgcatattcttataagtgttttcatgtataagtataaaagttgtgtatgtgatgtctatatgtatgctcaatattattaacattgtggcatttgagttgtcttttatgggtgtttgatgtgctcaagatataagaaagtatgaaaaatatggacaaggcatggaattaagtgatgaaagtgagatatagaaggcaaaataggttgagtagtgaaaaatagtacaatatcgattactagtatttcggtgtaaaattgagtatttatggatttaccaaatgtaatcgatgtatgattaaggtctcattgatgatgtaaaaatggttttagaaccattagatcaattcttgatgggaggtatacataatcagtggtattgatgcaaagtcaaaacgagcttagcataagtgcgctacgctcgatcgggtaagcataactattgggtatgaagtcatatggacctaaggtttggtgtgagtgttttacacataaggataataggcctaacagatgattaagtcgaaattattgaagtgataaggttttcataagtcaaaaggtgaaatgatgagatgaaaggtgtcaaattttgatacaataaggctaaatcattgaaaataaggaattttcatcaacct contains the following coding sequences:
- the LOC133791273 gene encoding serpin-ZX-like, whose product is MELSIQVLKRALVYEHTKDLGKNFTVSPLSCTILLSVVASGLKGEALEQMMFFLRLKMGLKSIADLISESRRVMAMVSSDNTQGPFPLLFSSVNGAWVDKKYKLKPSFQHVLKTIYRAGSVALDFGNKNEEEVAEINTWVKNATNGLIKESVPNHLISNKDTVLILAIKTEINGEKMNCILM